Proteins co-encoded in one Brassica oleracea var. oleracea cultivar TO1000 chromosome C4, BOL, whole genome shotgun sequence genomic window:
- the LOC106337139 gene encoding chromodomain-helicase-DNA-binding protein 1-like gives MEYQRRLEAATNIVLTANSQATHAPPDCREFGVTATLKPHQVEGVSWLIQRYLLGVNVVLGDEMGLGKTLQAISFLSYLKFHQGLRGPFLVLCPLSVTDGWVSEINRFTPKLEVLRYVGDKDCRRDLRKVMYDHVNKSSKGSLLPFDVLLTTYDIALVDQDFLSQILWQYAVIDEAQRLKNPNSVLYNVLLEQFLIPRRLLITGTPIQNNLTELWALMHFCMPLVFGTLDQFLSAFKESGESLSGLDASNVKETYKSLKFILGAFMLRRTKSLLIESGNLVLPPLTELTVMVPLVSLQKKIYMSILRKELPGLLALSSGASTHTSLQNIVIQLRKACSHPYLFPGIEPEPFEEGEHLVQVSGKLLVLDQLLKRLHDIGHRVLLFSQMTSTLDILQDFMELCKYSYERLDGSVRAEERFAAIKSFSAKTERGLDSEADASNAFVFMISTRAGGVGLNLVAADTVIFYEQDWNPQVDKQALQRAHRIGQISHVLSINLVSEHTVEEVILRRAERKLQLSHNVVGDTMDDKEEDRGDLRSLVFGLQRFDPEETHDEESDNLKMVEISSLAEKVVAIRQNVEPDKEARKFEINTSDTLERDSSSANVYSELDEASYLAWVEKLKEASRSSKDEEVMELGDRKNVSEERRERVEAARKKAEEKKLATWEEHGYESLSVEEPIFPEDVDSTSDAGSVQFVFGDCTNPSTVSQEPAIIFSCVDDSGTWGRGGMFNALSKLSSTVPDAYHRASEFKDLHLGDVHLIKIDDNDEQENTEESKPLWVALAVTQSYRPKRKVPRSSISIPDLERCLAKASFSASQKSASLHMPRIGYRDGSDRSQWYTVERLLRKYSSIFAVKIFVYYYRRSP, from the exons ATGGAGTACCAACGGCGACTCGAAGCGGCGACCAACATCGTACTCACCGCGAATTCACAAGCTACACACGCGCCTCCCGATTGCAGAGAGTTCGGTGTCACAGCGACTCTAAAGCCTCACCAAGTCGAAGGAGTCTCTTGGCTTATACAGAGATATCTCCTCGGCGTCAATGTCGTTCTCG GAGACGAG ATGGGGTTAGGGAAGACTCTACAAGCGATTTCGTTCTTGAGTTATCTGAAGTTTCATCAAGGATTGCGAGGCCCATTTC TTGTGCTTTGTCCTTTGAGCGTGACGGATGGTTGGGTGTCAGAGATAAACAGGTTCACTCCGAAACTTGAAGTTCTTAGGTATGTTGGTGATAAGGATTGCCGTAGGGATTTGCGTAAGGTGATGTATGATCATGTCAACAAGAGCTCTAAG GGATCTTTGTTGCCGTTTGATGTGTTGTTGACAACGTATGATATAGCATTGGTGGATCAAGACTTTCTTTCTCAGATTCTGTGGCAGTATGCTGTAATTGATGAAGCTCAAAGACTCAAGAATCCCAACAGT GTTCTGTACAATGTGTTACTTGAACAATTTCTCATACCACGGCGTCTCTTGATTACTGGCACGCCTATTCAGAACAACCTTACCGAACTTTGGGCTCTGATGCATTTTTGCATGCCACTAGTTTTTGGGACGCTGGACCAGTTCCTTTCCGCATTCAAAGAGTCTGGCGAGTCTTTATCAG GTCTTGATGCGTCAAATGTCAAGGAAACATATAAGAGTTTGAAGTTTATCTTAGGTGCCTTTATGCTACGGCGTACAAAATCTTTGCTAATTGAGTCTGGGAACCTGGTGCTGCCACCTCTCACGGAGCTAACTGT AATGGTTCCGCTCGTTAGTCTGCAAAAGAAGATATATATGTCAATATTGAGGAAAGAGCTTCCCGGGCTTCTCGCACTTTCTTCTGGAGCATCCACTCATACGTCTTTGCAAAATATT GTGATACAGCTCAGAAAAGCATGTAGCCACCCTTACTTATTTCCAGGTATTGAACCGGAACCTTTTGAAGAGGGTGAACACCTCGTTCAG GTGAGTGGTAAGCTTTTAGTTTTGGACCAACTGCTCAAGAGGCTCCATGATATTGGACATCGTGTCCTCCTGTTTTCCCAAATGACCTCTACACTTGACATTCTTCAG GATTTTATGGAGCTTTGTAAATATTCTTATGAGCGTCTTGATGGATCAGTACGGGCTGAAGAACGTTTTGCTGCGATCAAGAGTTTCAGCGCTAAAACAGAAAGAGGATTGGATTCTGAAGCTGATGCCAGCAATGCCTTTGTTTTCATGATCTCAACAAGAGCAGGGGGAGTCGGTTTGAATCTTGTTGCTGCTGACACT GTTATATTCTATGAACAAGATTGGAACCCGCAGGTGGATAAACAAGCTTTGCAACGAGCTCATCGGATTGGACAAATCAGTCACGTGCTGTCTATAAACCTCGTGTCTGAACACACTGTGGAAGAG GTTATTTTGAGGAGGGCAGAGAGAAAGCTGCAGCTTAGTCATAACGTTGTGGGAGATACTATGGACGATAAAGAAGAAGATCGTGGTGATTTGCGGTCACTGGTGTTCGGTTTACAAAGGTTTGACCCTGAGGAGACTCACGATGAAGAATCTGATAACCTGAAAATGGTGGAAATCAGTTCTCTTGCTGAGAAAGTTGTTGCAATCCGTCAGAACGTTGAACCGGATAAGGAAGCAAGAAAGTTTGAAATTAATACGAGTGACACTCTGGAAAGAGATTCATCATCTGCTAATGTATATTCTGAGCTTGATGAAGCTTCTTACCTTGCATGGGTTGAGAAACTGAAGGAAGCATCACGGTCAAGCAAGGATGAGGAAGTTATGGAGTTGGGAGATAGAAAGAACGTGTCTGAGGAAAGACGCGAGAGAGTTGAAGCTGCGAGGAAAAAGGCAGAGGAAAAGAAGTTAGCCACTTGGGAAGAACATGGTTATGAGTCTTTGTCTGTGGAAGAACCAATCTTCCCTGAGGACGTTGACTCTACTTCAGATGCAGGATCTGTTCAATTTGTATTTGGAGACTGTACGAATCCATCAACTGTCTCTCAGGAGCCAGCAATCATATTCAG CTGTGTTGATGACTCTGGAACCTGGGGGCGTGGAGGAATGTTTAATGCTCTGTCAAAACTGTCTAGTACTGTACCCGATGCGTATCACCGAGCATCTGAATTTAAAGACCTTCATCTTGGAGATGTGCATCTCATAAAAATTGATG ACAATGATGAGCAAGAAAACACAGAAGAAAGCAAACCGCTCTGGGTGGCACTTGCAGTAACACAATCCTACAGACCGAAGCGTAAAGTCCCACGTAGTAGCATTTCGATTCCAGACCTTGAACGTTGCTTGGCCAAAGCTTCATTCTCAGCTTCTCAGAAATCAG CTTCTCTACACATGCCACGTATCGGTTACCGAGATGGATCAGATAGATCTCAATGGTACACTGTTGAACGTCTTCTTCGCAAGTACTCTTCCATCTTTGCCGTCAAAATATTCGT GTATTATTACCGTCGATCTCCCTGA
- the LOC106342316 gene encoding nuclear pore complex protein NUP62 has product MSGFSFGQSNTGGGSLFGSSSAASSSSASSTSSPLAFSFNQSTGFGFGSTAQTASSSAAPSFGFGATASAPASSTTPSFGFGATASAPAASTTPSFGFGATSSAPASSTTPSFGFGATASAPAASTTPSFGFGATSSAPASSTTPSFGFGATASTVTAPASSATPSFGFGAPASTGFGFGSSAASSSGSAPSLFGSSTNASAASPGSSPFGFVTSSASQPGASSSSATVSAPSPFGAAPASGSAPLFGSSSSLFSAPSSAASSSSPLFATSSSVPASTASLFGAQSSATASTPSMFGAAAPSSSAPGSTPSMFGSSSASGTSQSIFGAAASSASGSSPSIFGATGSTQAIFGSSSLSGAAAASSPSQFGFSTNNTSSTITNPLASPFSASTGHSFSKSTGSSTPAISASAPSQTASSSSSFSFATPASSAPASTTSPALLSIATTTTTTSSSTPAATSAPSSSAAASTTTFPSFGVSSSAAISTPATSSAPAFGFTSSTSAATTTAFAVPQTASTAATTTQTSLVVASTSGTSTTVAAPVAGAPKLPSEITGKTVEEIIKEWNTELEERTGRFRKQANAIAEWDKRILQNRDVLLRLEIEVAKVVETQSSLERQLELIDTHQQEVDKALQSMEEEAERIYNDERKSLLDDEAASTRDAMYEQSELVERELEHMTEQIRSIIQSVNANQGGELEAVDGMNPLDVVVRILNNQLSSLMWIDEKAEEFSSRIQKIASQGSGADRELMMAPKHWMS; this is encoded by the exons ATGTCTGGGTTTTCGTTTGGTCAATCGAACACCGGTGGAGGATCCTTGTTCGGATCTTCCTCCGCCGCAAGCTCCTCGTCTGCTTCATCCACCTCATCTCCGTTAGCTTTCTCCTTCAATCAATCCACCGGGTTTGGATTCGGCTCCACCGCACAGACCGCTTCTTCCTCCGCAGCTCCATCGTTTGGATTTGGAGCCACCGCGTCGGCTCCTGCTTCCTCCACAACTCCGTCGTTTGGATTTGGAGCCACCGCTTCGGCTCCTGCTGCTTCTACAACTCCATCGTTCGGATTTGGAGCCACCTCATCGGCTCCTGCTTCCTCCACAACTCCGTCGTTTGGATTTGGAGCCACCGCTTCGGCTCCTGCTGCTTCTACAACTCCATCGTTCGGATTTGGAGCCACCTCATCGGCTCCTGCTTCCTCCACAACTCCGTCGTTTGGATTTGGAGCCACCGCATCTACCGTAACGGCTCCTGCTTCCTCCGCGACTCCATCGTTTGGATTCGGAGCGCCCGCATCCACCGGATTCGGGTTCGGATCCTCTGCTGCGTCTTCATCTGGTTCTGCTCCCTCGTTGTTTGGATCTTCTACCAATGCTTCTGCGGCTTCTCCTGGTTCTTCTCCTTTCGGATTCGTAACTTCATCTGCTTCTCAGCCTGGCGCTTCTTCTTCTTCCGCGACTGTTTCAGCCCCATCTCCTTTCGGAGCAGCGCCTGCCAGTGGTTCAGCGCCACTCTTTGGATCTTCCTCATCCTTATTCTCCGCTCCTTCATCTGCAGCCAGCTCGAGTTCTCCTCTCTTCGCCACATCCTCATCTGTACCTGCCTCAACCGCTTCTCTATTCGGCGCACAATCTTCAGCCACCGCCTCCACACCTTCAATGTTCGGCGCTGCGGCTCCGTCCTCATCAGCCCCTGGCTCCACACCTTCAATGTTTGGATCCTCATCAGCCTCTGGCACCTCACAGTCAATCTTTGGCGCGGCCGCGTCATCAGCCTCTGGCTCCTCACCGTCAATCTTTGGAGCCACCGGTTCGACTCAGGCCATCTTCGGATCGTCTTCCTTGTCAGGCGCAGCAGCAGCTTCTTCACCATCCCAGTTTGGATTTTCCACCAACAACACTTCCTCCACTATAACCAATCCCTTGGCTTCTCCGTTCTCAGCTTCTACCGGACACTCTTTCTCGAAAAGCACAGGAAGTTCCACCCCTGCTATCTCCGCTTCCGCTCCTTCACAGACGGCTTCCTCATCTTCCTCATTCTCATTTGCTACACCCGCAAGCTCAGCTCCTGCATCCACCACATCCCCAGCACTGTTATCTATAGCAACCACCACCACCACCACGTCCTCTTCGACTCCTGCTGCCACTAGTGCACCATCTTCCTCAGCTGCAGCCTCTACAACGACGTTCCCTTCTTTTGGTGTGAGTTCATCTGCAGCCATCAGCACTCCGGCTACTTCCTCTGCTCCAGCATTTGGTTTTACTAGCTCCACTTCTGCTGCTACAACTACTGCTTTTGCTGTACCTCAAACAGCATCGACTGCTGCTACTACAACGCAGACATCTCTTGTTGTGGCTTCGACTAGTGG GACAAGCACAACTGTTGCAGCTCCAGTGGCTGGTGCTCCCAAGTTACCATCTGAAATAACTGGCAAAACTGTTGAGGAG ATTATCAAGGAATGGAATACTGAGCTGGAGGAGCGTACAGGGAGATTCAGGAAACAGGCAAATGCGATAGCTGAATGGGATAAGCGGATCCTGCAGAACCGTGATGTTCTTTTGAGGCTTGAG ATTGAAGTTGCAAAAGTGGTTGAAACACAGTCTAGTTTGGAAAGACAGCTGGAATTAATCGACACTCATCAACAAGAG GTTGACAAAGCTTTGCAAAGCATGGAGGAAGAGGCTGAGCGTATATATAATGACGAGCGTAAATCACTTCTTGACGATGAAGCAGCATCAACAAGAGATGCAAT GTATGAACAGTCTGAGCTTGTAGAAAGAGAACTGGAGCATATGACTGAACAAATCAGATCGATAATACAATCCGTAAATGCAAACCAG GGTGGAGAACTAGAAGCAGTTGATGGGATGAATCCATTGGACGTAGTAGTCAGGATCTTGAACAATCAACTCAGTTCCTTGATGTGGATTGATGAGAAA GCAGAGGAATTCTCATCTCGGATTCAAAAGATCGCATCTCAAGGCTCTGGTGCAGACCGTGAACTGATGATGGCTCCAAAGCACTGGATGTCTTGA
- the LOC106342317 gene encoding cell number regulator 6, with amino-acid sequence MAEGSAASRYVKLRKEQAPVEDITPGELNQPIDVPQLNVRKCHECMQVLPETYEPPSDENWTTGIFGCAEDPESCRTGLFCPCVLYGRNIEAVRDEIPWTQPCVCHAVCVEGGMALAAVTALFSGYIDPQTTVVICEGLFFAWWMCGIYSGLFRQELQKKYHLKNAPCDHCMVHCCLHWCALCQEHREMKNHLSDADASASTTMDPPPVQAMNTEENKDASSSSSSSPSSAKSQHNDLEMVPL; translated from the exons ATGGCGGAGGGAAGCGCCGCTTCGCGTTACGTGAAATTGAGGAAAGAGCAGGCTCCTGTGGAAGATATCACCCCCGGCGAACTCAACCAGCCCATAGATGTTCCTCAG TTGAATGTTCGCAAGTGCCATGAATGTATGCAAGTTCTACCTGAAACCTATGAACCCCCTTCTGATGAAAACTGGACCACTGGCATTTTTGGCTGTGCTGAAGACCCTGAGAGCT GCAGGACTGGTCTCTTTTGCCCCTGTGTACTGTATGGGCGTAACATTGAAGCTGTGAGGGATGAGATTCCTTGGACCCAACCATGCGTGTGCCATGCAGTCTGTGTCGAGGGAGGAATGGCACTTGCAGCAGTGACCGCACTCTTCAGTGGCTACATTGATCCTCAAACAACAGTCGTGATATGCGAAGGCCTCTTCTTTGCGTGGTGGATGTGTGGAATCTACTCTGGATTGTTCCGCCAAGAACTCCAGAAGAAGTATCATCTCAAG AATGCGCCGTGTGATCATTGCATGGTTCACTGTTGCTTGCATTGGTGTGCCTTGTGTCAAGAACACAGGGAGATGAAGAATCATCTTTCTGATGCAGATGCTTCGGCCTCAACTACTATGGATCCTCCTCCAGTTCAAGCGATGAACACCGAAGAGAACAAAGACGCTTCATCTTCTTCATCATCATCTCCATCATCTGCCAAAAGCCAACACAATGATCTCGAGATGGTCCCTCTATAG
- the LOC106342796 gene encoding elongation factor G-2, mitochondrial yields MPRFPPSPSPNLLQRLFSSSSNKRSSSSPTAALLSGDFHLRRFSSGNAARAAKGEKEPWWKESMNKVRNIGISAHIDSGKTTLTERVLFYTGRIHEIHEVRGRDGVGAKMDSMDLEREKGITIQSAATYCTWKDYKVNIIDTPGHVDFTIEVERALRVLDGAILVLCSVGGVQSQSITVDRQMRRYEVPRVAFINKLDRMGADPWKVLSQARAKLRHHSAAVQMPIGLEENFKGLIDLVHVKALFFHGSSGENVVAGDIPADMEDLVAEKRRELIETVSEVDDVLAEKFLNDEPVTAAELEEAIRRATIAQKFVPVFMGSAFKNKGVQPLLDGVVSYLPCPTEVNNYALDQDNEEAKVTLTGSPDGPLVALAFKLEEGRFGQLTYLRIYEGVIKKGDFIINVNTKKRIKVPRLVRMHSNDMEDIQEAHAGEIVAVFGIDCASGHTFTDGSVKYTMTSMSVPEPVMSLAVQPVSKDSGGQFSKALQRFQKEDPTFRVGLDPDSNQTIISGMGELHLDIYVERMRREYKVDATVGKPRVNFRETITQRAEFDYLHKKQSGGAGQYGRVTGYVEPLPSDSKEKFEFENMIVGQAIPSGFIPAIEKGFKEAANSGSLIGHPVENIRIVLTDGASHAVDSSELAFKMAAIYAFRLCYTAAKPVILEPVMLVELKVPTEFQGTVAGDLNKRKGIIVGNDQEGDDSVIQAHVPLNNMFGYSTSLRSMTQGKGEFTMEYKEHSAVSNDVQTQLVNAHNATRPTD; encoded by the exons ATGCCGAGGTTTCCCCCATCTCCGTCGCCCAACCTCCTCCAGAGACTCTTCTCCTCCTCCTCCAACAAACGCTCCTCCTCATCCCCCACCGCCGCGCTCCTCTCCGGAGACTTCCACCTCCGCCGATTCTCCTCCGGAAACGCCGCCCGCGCCGCGAAAGGCGAGAAGGAGCCATGGTGGAAGGAGTCGATGAACAAGGTCCGCAACATCGGGATCTCAGCTCACATAGACTCGGGGAAAACCACGCTCACCGAGCGCGTGCTGTTCTACACGGGGCGGATCCACGAGATCCACGAAGTCAGAGGCAGAGACGGCGTCGGCGCTAAGATGGACTCCATGGACTTGGAGCGTGAGAAAGGTATCACCATCCAATCCGCCGCCACCTACTGTACTTGGAAGGATTACAAG GTTAATATCATTGATACTCCTGGTCACGTTGACTTCACAATCGAAGTGGAGAGAGCCTTACGTGTACTAGACGGTGCGATTCTAGTCCTGTGCAGTGTTGGTGGTGTGCAGAGTCAGTCTATTACAGTAGACAGGCAAATGAGGAGGTACGAGGTTCCGAGAGTGGCGTTTATCAACAAGCTTGATAGAATGGGAGCTGATCCATGGAAAGTACTGAGCCAA GCAAGAGCTAAGCTCAGGCATCATAGTGCAGCTGTGCAAATGCCTATTGGTCTAGAAGAAAATTTCAAGGGTCTTATTGACCTTGTGCATGTGAAAGCTCTTTTCTTCCATGGATCCAGCGG TGAGAATGTTGTGGCTGGTGATATCCCTGCTGATATGGAAGACTTGGTTGCGGAGAAGAGGCGGGAATTGATAGAGACTGTCTCTGAAGTTGATGACGTACTCGCTGAGAAGTTTCTAAATGATGAACCTGTTACTGCTGCTGAGCTTGAG GAAGCTATTCGAAGAGCTACCATTGCACAAAAGTTTGTTCCTGTATTTATGGGCAGTGCATTCAAAAACAAG GGAGTACAACCTCTACTAGATGGTGTTGTTAGCTATCTTCCTTGTCCAACTGAAGTCAATAACTATGCTCTTGACCAGGATAATGAAGAAGCGAAG GTAACCTTGACCGGTTCTCCAGATGGACCTCTTGTTGCGCTGGCTTTTAAACTAGAGGAGGGACGTTTTGGTCAGCTAACATATCTAAG AATATACGAAGGAGTGATTAAGAAGGGTGATTTTATCATAAATGTTAATACTAAAAAGAGAATAAAG GTTCCACGCTTGGTCCGTATGCATTCTAATGATATGGAG GATATTCAAGAGGCACATGCTGGAGAAATCGTAGCTGTGTTTGGTATTGACTGTGCATCAG GTCATACATTTACAGATGGATCAGTCAAGTACACAATGACATCGATGAGTGTTCCTGAACCTGTTATGTCCTTGGCTGTTCAACCAGTTTCAAAAGATTCAGGTGGACAG TTCTCGAAAGCATTGCAACGATTCCAGAAAGAGGATCCTACTTTCAGAGTGGGATTGGATCCCGACAGTAACCAG ACGATTATTTCTGGTATGGGGGAATTGCATTTGGATATTTATGTTGAACGTATGCGCAGAGAATATAAG GTTGATGCGACTGTTGGCAAACCTCGTGTCAACTTCAGGGAGACTATCACTCAGCGGGCTGAGTTCGATTATCTACACAAGAAGCAAAGTGGAGGAGCGGGTCAGTACGGTAGAGTTACCGG GTATGTGGAACCTCTACCATCGGACTCTAAAGAGAAGTTTGAGTTCGAAAACATGATTGTTGGACAAGCGATTCCGTCTGGTTTTATACCAGCAATCGAGAAAGGTTTCAAAGAAGCTGCAAACTC GGGATCACTAATTGGTCATCCGGTTGAGAACATTCGGATAGTATTGACAGACGGAGCTTCACACGCAGTAGATTCCAGTGAACTTGCGTTTAAAATGGCTGCAATATACGCGTTCAGACTGTGTTACACAGCGGCTAAACCGGTGATTCTAGAGCCTGTCATGTTGGTTGAGTTGAAAGTACCAACAGAGTTTCAGGGCACTGTTGCTGGTGACCTCAACAA GAGGAAAGGTATAATCGTTGGAAACGATCAAGAGGGTGATGATTCAGTAATCCAAGCTCAT GTGCCTTTGAACAACATGTTTGGCTATTCCACATCTCTTCGCTCCATGACACAG GGAAAAGGAGAATTTACGATGGAATACAAAGAACACTCTGCTGTGTCAAACGATGTCCAAACTCAGCTTGTCAACGCCCACAACGCCACCAGACCAACTGATTAG
- the LOC106340141 gene encoding metalloendoproteinase 4-MMP produces MHHHHPCNLKPITFFFLIYLHLHIPQTIQARNPSHFTIKPSRHNVNIPEIKRHLHRFGYLQRNNNNVSFEQALSRYQKNLGLPITGKPDSDTLSHVRLPRCGFPDDVDPKTPPFHTKQKYVYFPGRPRWTRDNIPLQLTYAFSQENLTPYLTPTQIRRVFRLAFAKWASVIPVSFVETVDYEIADIKIGFFAGDHGDGEPFDGVLGVLAHTFSPENGRLHLDNAETWAVDFHEQKSTVAVDLESVAVHEIGHVLGLGHSSVKDAAMYPTLKPRSKKVDLNVDDVVGVQSLYGTNPNFNLSGLLASETSTNLAADGKLVRSEGIIYSTLSTLLVLGFLNL; encoded by the coding sequence ATGCATCATCATCATCCATGCAATCTCAAACCCATCACCTTCTTCTTTCTTATTTATCTCCATCTCCATATCCCACAAACCATCCAAGCTCGAAACCCATCTCATTTCACGATCAAACCATCACGACACAACGTCAATATACCGGAAATAAAACGTCACCTCCACCGGTTCGGTTACCTACAACGCAACAACAACAACGTCTCGTTCGAGCAGGCTCTCTCTCGCTACCAAAAAAATCTCGGTCTACCGATAACCGGGAAACCAGATTCCGACACGTTGTCACACGTTCGGTTACCAAGATGCGGATTCCCTGATGACGTGGACCCCAAAACGCCGCCGTTTCACACGAAACAAAAATACGTGTATTTCCCCGGAAGGCCCAGGTGGACAAGAGACAACATCCCACTGCAACTCACCTATGCCTTCTCGCAGGAGAACCTCACCCCTTATCTAACGCCAACGCAAATACGCCGCGTGTTCCGGCTCGCTTTCGCCAAGTGGGCTTCGGTGATCCCCGTGAGCTTCGTCGAAACGGTGGACTACGAGATCGCCGACATCAAAATCGGATTCTTCGCCGGAGATCACGGCGACGGAGAGCCATTCGACGGTGTTTTGGGCGTTTTAGCGCACACTTTCTCGCCGGAAAACGGTAGGCTTCATCTAGACAACGCAGAGACGTGGGCCGTCGATTTCCACGAGCAGAAATCGACGGTTGCCGTTGATCTGGAATCTGTAGCTGTGCACGAGATAGGTCACGTGCTTGGGCTGGGCCACAGCTCGGTGAAAGACGCGGCTATGTACCCAACTTTAAAGCCCAGAAGCAAGAAAGTGGATTTGAACGTTGATGACGTCGTTGGAGTACAGTCTTTGTACGGAACTAACCCAAATTTCAACTTAAGTGGTTTACTTGCGTCGGAGACTTCGACCAATCTAGCTGCTGATGGCAAGTTGGTTCGGTCCGAAGGTATAATCTATTCGACCTTGAGTACTCTTCTCGTTCTCGGTTTTTTGAATCTGTAG